Proteins encoded together in one Prevotella scopos JCM 17725 window:
- a CDS encoding endonuclease/exonuclease/phosphatase family protein, whose product MFSKFKKLTFRGLLIGNIIVILLMLFVGNIGRFNPVDYPMLANLGLGFPILLAFNLLFLVIWCFFRLRFIWIPLLGFLLCYGPIRTYSPFNLPEDKPHGSIKVLSYNVFMFSSWSEPEARKNPIVDYIVKSKADIVCLQEAQAALDNSDHIYSTLKEHYPYFKLMIKKKPGADYIVLLSKYPVLWQDSIPYGSSSNQSVAYMLDIKGTKTLVVNNHFESNGLSSGDKEGFKTLVKGEMKTGEAKRQSVHLLRKLGDVSSRRAPQAEAVARYVKKYLDRNVPVILCGDFNDNPLSYTHRVMSKMLNDCYVESGNGPGISYHKSGMYFRIDHIFCSDSFESYEAKVDNSVTTSDHYPIYCWLKYRPKP is encoded by the coding sequence ATGTTTAGTAAATTCAAGAAACTTACATTTAGAGGATTGTTGATAGGCAATATCATCGTGATTCTACTGATGTTGTTTGTCGGAAATATTGGTAGGTTTAATCCTGTTGATTACCCAATGTTGGCTAATTTAGGACTCGGCTTTCCGATACTCCTTGCGTTTAATTTGCTCTTTCTTGTTATCTGGTGTTTTTTCCGTCTGCGTTTTATATGGATTCCATTACTTGGTTTTTTGCTCTGTTATGGTCCTATCCGCACTTATTCACCCTTCAATCTCCCTGAGGATAAACCACATGGATCGATAAAAGTATTGTCTTACAATGTCTTTATGTTCTCATCGTGGAGTGAACCTGAAGCCAGGAAGAATCCTATTGTTGACTATATTGTTAAGAGTAAGGCAGACATCGTTTGTTTGCAAGAAGCACAGGCAGCTTTGGATAACAGCGATCATATTTATTCAACGTTGAAGGAACACTACCCATACTTCAAGTTGATGATAAAAAAGAAGCCCGGTGCTGATTACATTGTGTTGCTGAGTAAGTATCCTGTCCTTTGGCAAGATTCAATCCCTTACGGCTCTAGTAGTAATCAGAGCGTAGCTTATATGCTTGATATTAAGGGAACTAAGACGCTCGTTGTGAATAATCATTTTGAAAGTAATGGGTTGTCATCTGGCGACAAAGAGGGATTTAAGACACTTGTGAAAGGTGAGATGAAAACGGGGGAAGCTAAGCGACAATCAGTCCATCTGCTTAGAAAGTTAGGCGACGTGTCATCACGACGTGCACCACAAGCGGAGGCTGTAGCGCGATATGTTAAGAAATATCTAGATCGGAATGTGCCTGTCATTCTCTGTGGCGACTTCAATGACAACCCATTGAGCTATACGCATAGAGTCATGTCAAAGATGCTAAACGACTGTTACGTTGAGAGTGGAAACGGACCAGGGATAAGCTATCATAAGAGTGGAATGTACTTCCGTATCGACCATATATTCTGTTCAGATAGCTTTGAGTCTTATGAGGCTAAGGTTGACAATAGTGTGACTACTTCCGACCATTATCCCATCTATTGTTGGCTTAAATACCGCCCAAAACCTTAA
- the secDF gene encoding protein translocase subunit SecDF, whose translation MQNKGLVICVAILLTLASIFYLSFSVATSFYDGQAATIKDPIARQDYKDSVKYLGIYSYQKCLETQIGLGLDLKGGMNVVLEISVPDVVDFLADHKQDAAYQKALETAKQEEMKSQKDFITLFVDAYHKDAPGHKLAEIFATQQLKGKVSTQSTDEEVEKALRQEVSAAIDNSYNVVTNRIDQYGVVQPNIQKLEGQEGRLMVEMPGIREPERMRKLLQGSANLEFWETYNNQEVNPYLVQLDQRLANGETKTDTTATDSTKKVNAKDASANKLILNASNETKAENAQTDAMKKMHPLLSMLQTMPGDALSLVGYASVRDTAAINKLIHSQLAKQILPSDLKLLWGAKPADGLNKKNVFELYALKVTTSDGRAPLEGDVVTDAKDNFDQHGRPEVSMTMNSEGAREWAALTKANVGKAIAIVLDGVVYSAPRVNGEITGGQSSISGNFTIEDTKDLANTLMSGRMPAPAKIVQEEVVGPTLGAQSIEQGLISFAIAFVLLMLYMIVMYNFIPGMMANLALIANLFFTLGVLASFQSALTMPGIAGIVLTLGTAVDANVLIYERIKEELKLGKGMKQALKEGYGNAFSAIFDSNLTSLITGVILLVTGTGPIRGFATTWIIGIVISFFTAVFLTRLVFENRVGKDKWMNLTFTTAFSKNFMQNKNYHFLSMYKTTFTVWGVAVLVCIVSFAVRGLSRSIDFTGGRNYVVTLNKPTHVEDVRKVMNGAFVNTVGENAGKPATTTVIALGTDGKTIRVSTNYNIDSNNPAEDDKAETILYNALKKGGFVSQASVQNFKNPDIREGGSIIQSAKVGPSIAKNITYNAIMSVLLAIFFIFLYILLRFRNIGFSVGSIVGLVLDTTIVIGCFSLCYGWIGFSLEIDQTFIGAILTVIGYDINDTVVVYDRIRENLAKHKHNLAKADIQKIFNDSINQTLSRTINTSVSTLIVLVSIFVLGGDSIRSFSFAMIIGIIIGTLSSIFIASPVAYLVLGKKIEKRSKELAEAPVEA comes from the coding sequence ATGCAAAACAAAGGATTAGTAATTTGCGTAGCCATTCTCTTGACGCTCGCAAGTATCTTCTACCTGTCATTTTCAGTAGCGACAAGCTTCTATGATGGTCAGGCAGCAACGATTAAAGACCCTATTGCACGACAGGATTATAAGGATTCTGTAAAGTATTTGGGTATCTATTCTTACCAGAAATGCCTTGAAACACAGATCGGTCTTGGTCTTGACTTGAAGGGCGGTATGAACGTTGTTCTTGAGATTTCAGTACCTGATGTAGTTGATTTCTTGGCAGATCACAAGCAGGATGCTGCTTATCAAAAGGCATTAGAGACTGCTAAGCAGGAAGAGATGAAAAGTCAGAAGGACTTTATCACTCTCTTTGTAGATGCTTATCACAAGGATGCTCCAGGTCATAAACTTGCAGAGATCTTCGCTACACAGCAACTCAAGGGAAAAGTTAGTACACAGAGTACTGATGAAGAGGTTGAGAAAGCACTTCGTCAGGAGGTTTCTGCAGCCATCGACAATTCGTATAATGTCGTAACAAATCGTATCGACCAGTATGGCGTTGTACAGCCAAATATCCAGAAGTTGGAAGGCCAGGAGGGTCGCCTCATGGTTGAAATGCCTGGTATTCGTGAGCCAGAGCGTATGCGTAAACTCCTTCAGGGTTCGGCTAACCTTGAGTTCTGGGAGACTTATAACAATCAGGAGGTAAATCCTTACCTTGTACAGTTGGATCAGCGTTTGGCTAATGGTGAAACAAAGACTGACACTACAGCAACTGATTCTACGAAGAAGGTAAATGCTAAGGATGCATCTGCTAATAAGTTAATACTCAATGCAAGTAATGAGACAAAGGCTGAGAATGCTCAGACGGATGCAATGAAGAAGATGCACCCATTGCTCTCTATGTTACAGACTATGCCTGGTGATGCACTTAGCCTTGTTGGTTATGCTAGCGTACGTGATACAGCTGCTATCAATAAGCTTATTCACAGCCAGCTTGCAAAGCAGATTTTGCCAAGCGACTTGAAGCTCCTTTGGGGTGCTAAGCCTGCAGATGGACTTAATAAGAAGAATGTATTTGAACTTTATGCTTTGAAGGTGACTACTTCTGATGGTCGTGCTCCATTGGAGGGTGACGTTGTTACTGATGCTAAGGATAATTTTGACCAGCACGGTCGTCCTGAGGTTAGCATGACAATGAACTCTGAAGGTGCGCGTGAGTGGGCTGCTTTGACAAAGGCTAACGTGGGTAAGGCTATCGCAATCGTATTGGATGGCGTCGTTTATTCAGCTCCACGCGTAAATGGTGAGATTACTGGTGGCCAGTCATCTATCTCTGGTAACTTCACAATTGAAGATACAAAGGACTTGGCTAACACATTGATGTCTGGTCGTATGCCTGCTCCTGCAAAGATTGTACAGGAGGAAGTCGTAGGTCCTACACTTGGTGCACAGTCTATTGAGCAGGGTCTTATCTCTTTTGCTATCGCTTTCGTCCTCTTGATGCTTTACATGATTGTCATGTACAACTTCATTCCAGGTATGATGGCTAACCTTGCTTTGATAGCCAACCTCTTCTTCACGTTGGGTGTCTTAGCGTCCTTCCAGTCGGCATTGACTATGCCAGGTATTGCCGGTATCGTGTTGACCTTAGGTACAGCTGTAGATGCTAACGTGCTTATCTACGAGCGTATTAAGGAGGAGTTGAAGCTCGGTAAGGGTATGAAGCAGGCATTGAAGGAAGGTTATGGAAATGCCTTCTCAGCTATCTTCGACTCTAACTTGACATCACTCATCACCGGTGTTATCCTTCTTGTGACAGGTACAGGTCCTATCCGTGGTTTCGCTACTACTTGGATCATTGGTATCGTTATCTCATTCTTCACAGCAGTATTCCTCACACGTCTCGTATTCGAGAACCGTGTTGGTAAGGATAAGTGGATGAATTTGACCTTCACAACAGCGTTCTCAAAGAACTTCATGCAGAATAAGAACTATCACTTCCTCAGTATGTATAAGACAACCTTTACTGTTTGGGGTGTTGCTGTCTTGGTATGTATTGTAAGTTTCGCAGTTCGTGGTTTGAGTCGCAGTATTGACTTCACTGGTGGTCGCAACTATGTTGTCACATTAAACAAGCCTACCCATGTAGAGGACGTTCGTAAGGTGATGAATGGTGCCTTCGTAAATACTGTTGGTGAGAATGCTGGTAAGCCTGCTACAACAACTGTTATTGCATTAGGTACGGATGGTAAGACAATCCGTGTATCAACAAACTACAATATTGATTCTAACAATCCTGCAGAGGATGACAAGGCTGAGACAATCCTTTACAATGCATTGAAGAAGGGTGGCTTTGTTAGTCAGGCAAGTGTACAGAACTTCAAGAATCCAGATATTCGTGAGGGCGGCTCTATTATTCAGAGTGCAAAGGTTGGTCCTTCAATCGCTAAGAACATTACTTATAATGCTATCATGAGCGTATTGTTGGCTATCTTCTTCATCTTCTTGTATATCCTCTTGCGTTTCCGCAACATTGGTTTCTCTGTTGGTTCAATCGTTGGACTTGTTCTTGACACGACAATCGTTATCGGTTGCTTCTCATTATGCTATGGTTGGATAGGCTTCTCACTTGAGATTGACCAGACCTTCATCGGTGCTATCTTGACTGTAATCGGTTATGATATCAACGATACTGTGGTTGTTTACGATCGTATCCGTGAGAACTTGGCTAAGCACAAGCACAATCTTGCAAAGGCTGATATCCAGAAGATCTTCAATGATTCTATCAACCAGACCCTCTCACGTACTATCAACACCTCAGTATCAACATTGATTGTACTCGTATCTATCTTTGTTCTTGGTGGTGATAGCATCCGTAGCTTCTCATTTGCAATGATTATCGGTATTATTATCGGTACTTTGAGTTCAATCTTCATCGCATCTCCTGTTGCTTACCTCGTATTGGGTAAGAAGATTGAGAAGCGTTCAAAGGAACTTGCAGAGGCACCTGTTGAGGCTTAA